A window of Candidatus Woesearchaeota archaeon genomic DNA:
CGATATCATAATTTAGAACTGTCTTTCCCCTTCTTTTTTCCCGCAACCTTATTAAATGGATACAGTTAATCTTATTCTTACTAAAATGACCAAATCCGTTTTCACTGAGGGAAAGGCCCGGTTTGCTGCTCCGAGGGCTGATAAGGTATCAAGGGATATGAGCGTATTCTACAATCCTGCGATGAAGCTCAACCGCGACATTACAGTTGCAGTGCTTTCTGCCTGCGAATTAACTGGAATATATGCCTGCGACATAATGGCGGCAACTGGAGTCAGGACAATACGGCTTGCAAAAGAACTGCCAGAAGGAAAACTCAAAAGGATTTACGCAAACGACATGTCCCACGATGCAGTCATGCTTCTTAAAAAGAATCTTAAATTAAACAAGATAAAGTTTGAGAACTGGAAAAAAGAGAAAGAGCGCAGCAAAAATAAAACTCTTAAAGTTATAATCTCAGAAAAGGATGCAAACATGTTCCTTCTTGAATCAAATGGATTTGATTACATTGACATTGACCCTTTCGGAAGCCCAAACCCATTTATTGACAGCGCATTAAAAAGGATTTCAAGAGGAGGAATCCTTGCCATAACAGCAACAGACACAGCGCCGCTCTCAGGTACATTTGAGAAGGCCTGCGAAAGAAAGTATTACGGAAAGCCCTGCAGAAACGCATACATGCACGAAACAGGATTAAGAATGCTTATCAGAAAAGCGCAATTGATAGGAAGCCAGTACGGAAGGGCGCTTATCCCGATATTCTCATACTATAACCTGCATTACTTCAGGGTTTTTTTCAGGTGCGAAAAAAGCAAAGAACTTGCTGATGAAATCATCAAAGAGCACGGCTATCTTCTGTACTGCAGAAAATGCCTTACGACAAAAAAGGCAGATTCAGTATTCAACGAGAAAAAGTGCAGCTGCGGGCAAGAATTTTCAGAGATAGGCCCGATTTATCTTGGAAAGCTCTGGGATAAAACTTTAGTTTCAAAAATGAAAAAAGATTCCTCGCTTGAGAAATTCCTTTCTGTTATTGAATCTGAGGAAAGGATAGAAATCCCTTTCTTCTACCTTGTTGGAGAGGTTTGCAAGAGAAGCCACCTCTCTGTTCCAAAGAAATCAATGATAATTTCAGGGCTGAAAAAACATGGGTTAGAAGCATCTGAAACCCACTTTGACCCAGAAGGGATAAAGACGAATGCCTCTCCTGAGAAAATCGTTGAGATGATAATAAAGTTAAATTCTAAAAAATAAGATTTATCTCAATCTTTTATTAATGCTTTTTCTATTGCTTCTAACATTTGCAACTATTCTATGATAACTCGTTCCAACAGGCACAATAGTTACTGTTTTTCCACCAATTAATCCTCTTAATCTATTTGTAGCTTTTTTACCACCAAATTGATATTTTTCAGGTGCATTTATTCCAGCTAACCTCACCACATTTGTTTTTCCAATTTTTCTGTTAACAATAAAAGTATCACCATCTATGATTCGTTTAACTTTTCTTCTCATTACCATATTAAGCATCTCCAAATAGTTCTTTATTCACATCTAGATCTCCTAAAAAAACCTTTGCCAAAACATAATTTTTATCTCTATCAATATTTGTATTTTCACATAAAGCTTCTTCTGAATATTCTTCAGTTACAATCCTTAAACATTCCTTAAAATCTTTTAAAAATAATTTTATTCTTGAATTTTCTTTGTTTAGTAAGTATAACTGGGTTTTACCAACTATTCTAGATCTTTTTACATACGCCTTTTTTTCGAATCCTCTAATTATTTCGTAAGATTTAGGTCTTGATATTTTAAGTTCTTTTGCCATATCCCCAACTGCAAAATCCAATTCTTCGTTCTCCATTAAATATTCAAGAATACGATTTGATATGGTATTTCCATATGTTTCGCAAAATGCTCCTCTCTCGTCCATTCCATTCATCTCCTATCCTGTCCTATCCTATCCTCTTATCTAATCATTTCGTAAAGTTCTTTTAATTTTCTAGGATTTAGCCATATGTGCCAGTCAGATCCTTTTCCCGTTTTTTTCTTCGTCCTTAATATTAATTGATTGTTAATTGCATTCCTGTATTCTCTCTCAAAGTTATCATATTCTTCTTTTTGCAACCACTTTGTTTTAGATTGGATCATCTTCTCTTCAGAAGTATGTTTTCCTCCGATGAACTTTTTGTTCAACATTAAAGTAATTATTGCTTTTAAAGATGGGTTCATGCATACGCTCCATTAGAGATTATGATTTTTCATAGTTAATTTTTCTTAACTAACTGTCAATAATTATTTACTATATAAACCTTTTGTTTTCTTTCATTCTCTTTCATAATAACTGGCGTGAAATTGCTATGCAACTGATAGAATTAGAGTAAAATTCTAAGAAATAAATCAGTTAGAAATAAAATTTATCAAAAAAACAATTATAAAATATTTATCCAATTCCCCTTCTGACATCAGTTACCTGGACAGATGAAACTCCGGGAATCTTCGAAAGCTCGTTTTCAAGCTTCTCTGTTCCGCCCTTTTTCTCATCCACCATCAGGATGAAATCCAGGGAAACCAACCCGAATGCGATTGGAACCCTTTCAACAGAATGCACAACTCCTGCCTTCTCCATATGCACTCTTGCCTCTTTCTCAATGAAATCCAGGTTAATGGCAGGGTCTTCAGGCATTATCCTCAATGTTACATATACAGATGCCATTTTAGAAACCTAATTCGGCCCTATAAATCCGCAGGACGGGCATGTGTACTTAACTGCCCTTTCCCTGCAGTCCCTGCACCTGATAATCTCACACTTTCCGCATGACGGGCAGGTGAATCTTGTAGGCCCTGGCCTGTTGGTTATCTTCTTTTTGCATGACATGCATATAAAATCTTCAGCCATTTTAATCCTCCATTTTCAGTCAAAATATGAACGTGCCTGACTTTAAAAGCACTCAGGAACAAGCAGATTGGGAACTTATTAAAAAAGGTTTTGGTTTTAACCGGTTAATTGGCTTTTTCAGGAATGAAACCATTTTAGTATTCATTTTAAAATAATAACAAAAGTATATAAAATAGCCAATACTCGTACAGAAGGTAGAAAAGAGGGGTGATAGAGTGGCTGAAAATAACTCTGCAGATGCAGAAACAGATAATGGTCTTGAATTGCCAAAGCTTCCTGAATTGGATAGGAATCAGGAAAAGAGGGGCTTCTTAGGAATCTTTGGCAGAAAAAAGGAAGAAAAGCGCGCTCCAATAAAAGAGGAAATTCCTGATTTGGGAATACTCGCGCTTGAAAAGGCTAAAAGCGCCTCTTCCGAAGAAGTTAAAAAGCCAAATTTCTCATGCTCAATATGCGCTCAGGAATTCAAGGACCACCGGGGATTGAAAGCCCACCAAAAGCAGGCGCATCCAAACGGGATAAAATACTGCCTTGTCCTTAAGACAGGGGACAGGATGAAAAACCTTGAAGACCTTAGGCATTACATAAAATATGTTGATGAAGATACCTTTGCATACCACACTATGGGCGGCAAAAACGATTTTTCCGACTGGGTGGAAAATGCTCTTGGGAAGAAAGAGATGGCAGATAAATTGAGAATGGCGAAAAACAAGGCTGAGATGATAAGAGTCCTTTACGGAAAGGAGCTGAAAATTGAGCCGCCTAAAAAAGAGCCTGAGAAAGAGCAGGAAATTGAGCCAATAGATGACTATGAAAAATACATGCCCAAGGAGGAAAGTTCACTTCCGGAGATTTCAGGAATGCAAAGGAAAGAAAAAAGAGGGCTTTTCGGATTTTTAGGAAAGAAAGAAAGAAAACCTGAGGTTTCAAAGCAGGAAATGCTCATTGATGAAGAGAAAGCGCTTGAAAGCGAAATCGGGGAAATAGAAGCTCCCAAAGAGCCAGAGGTTTCCCGGGATGATGATGAAAGGCTTTCAGCAATTGATGATATAAAAAGCGAGCTTGAACAGAAGGAGAAGGAAATCAGGAAAGAGGCTGAAAATCTCATTAACGACAAGAAATTCCTGAAAGAGAAGGAAAAAGAGGTTGAGAAAAAAACCCTTTCCCTTATGTCAGAGCAGAAGAAGATTGAAGCAAAGTTAAAGGCAATTGATGAAAAAACAAAAAAGATGATTTCTCTTGGCGAAAGGATAAACGCAGATGAAAAGAGGGTTTCTGCTGCAAAAAAAGAACTCGCATCTGAAGGCAAGAGGATTGAAGCAAAGAAGAATGAGATTCTTAAGATTAAGATGAGCGCAAAGGAGATAAAAGAGATAAGAAAGACCCTTCCTGCGCTCAAAAGGGAATACTCCCAGATTTCAAGGAATCTATCCTCTGCAAAGGAGAAGATTGGGAAAATCAATGTAGAATATGAGGAAAAAAAGCCTGAAATCTCAAAAAAAGACGCTGATTTAAAGTCCCTTGATGAAAAGCTGAAGAAAAAGGAAGATGAGCTTGAGGAAAAGAAAAACCAGCTCATGGACATACAATACAAGCTGCTTGAGGAAAAGAACAGGATTGAAGAGGAAAGGTTTGAGCTCTATGTGAAGCAGGAGCTT
This region includes:
- a CDS encoding tRNA (guanine(10)-N(2))-dimethyltransferase — protein: MTKSVFTEGKARFAAPRADKVSRDMSVFYNPAMKLNRDITVAVLSACELTGIYACDIMAATGVRTIRLAKELPEGKLKRIYANDMSHDAVMLLKKNLKLNKIKFENWKKEKERSKNKTLKVIISEKDANMFLLESNGFDYIDIDPFGSPNPFIDSALKRISRGGILAITATDTAPLSGTFEKACERKYYGKPCRNAYMHETGLRMLIRKAQLIGSQYGRALIPIFSYYNLHYFRVFFRCEKSKELADEIIKEHGYLLYCRKCLTTKKADSVFNEKKCSCGQEFSEIGPIYLGKLWDKTLVSKMKKDSSLEKFLSVIESEERIEIPFFYLVGEVCKRSHLSVPKKSMIISGLKKHGLEASETHFDPEGIKTNASPEKIVEMIIKLNSKK
- a CDS encoding zinc finger domain-containing protein: MAEDFICMSCKKKITNRPGPTRFTCPSCGKCEIIRCRDCRERAVKYTCPSCGFIGPN
- a CDS encoding DUF5752 family protein is translated as MAENNSADAETDNGLELPKLPELDRNQEKRGFLGIFGRKKEEKRAPIKEEIPDLGILALEKAKSASSEEVKKPNFSCSICAQEFKDHRGLKAHQKQAHPNGIKYCLVLKTGDRMKNLEDLRHYIKYVDEDTFAYHTMGGKNDFSDWVENALGKKEMADKLRMAKNKAEMIRVLYGKELKIEPPKKEPEKEQEIEPIDDYEKYMPKEESSLPEISGMQRKEKRGLFGFLGKKERKPEVSKQEMLIDEEKALESEIGEIEAPKEPEVSRDDDERLSAIDDIKSELEQKEKEIRKEAENLINDKKFLKEKEKEVEKKTLSLMSEQKKIEAKLKAIDEKTKKMISLGERINADEKRVSAAKKELASEGKRIEAKKNEILKIKMSAKEIKEIRKTLPALKREYSQISRNLSSAKEKIGKINVEYEEKKPEISKKDADLKSLDEKLKKKEDELEEKKNQLMDIQYKLLEEKNRIEEERFELYVKQELAVRESKPIQNEQPRRTPENFGMNMGMPFPQREAPKHEFNASSFEQGLSQVKQLLAEGRFGEAKGLLQRIDSANSSSGASDYDKRNLHYKILDTATDIKLAEIKARMQK
- a CDS encoding elongation factor 1-beta, whose translation is MASVYVTLRIMPEDPAINLDFIEKEARVHMEKAGVVHSVERVPIAFGLVSLDFILMVDEKKGGTEKLENELSKIPGVSSVQVTDVRRGIG
- a CDS encoding thermonuclease family protein, translating into MVMRRKVKRIIDGDTFIVNRKIGKTNVVRLAGINAPEKYQFGGKKATNRLRGLIGGKTVTIVPVGTSYHRIVANVRSNRKSINKRLR